A genome region from Pseudomonas helmanticensis includes the following:
- a CDS encoding TonB-dependent siderophore receptor: MKNTTANNKKSPWLPLALALAVNAATPLAFAGEAIHIRAQPLGQALSELGQQTSLQVFFSPDLVAGKQAPAVEGDISPEQALRQLLQGSGLDYQINEGSVTLSPAATSAASDGPLELGVTDIKVVGNWLGDANAAVVQNHPGARTVIRREAMVEQGAMNVSDVLKRVPGVQVQDSNGTGGSDISLNVGVRGLTSRLSPRSTVLIDGVPAAFAPYGQPQLSMAPISSGNLDSIDVVRGAGSVRYGPQNVGGVINFVTRAIPEKATGEIGTTLETTQYGGWKHIDTAFLGGTADNGMGVALLYSGVNGNGYRERNNGNDIDDVLLKTHWAPTDQDDFSLNFHYYDASADMPGGLTQQQYDNKPYDSVRDYDNFSGRRKDVSFKWIRQIDERTQAEILTYYTDSFRGSTIAARDQKTLSSYPRSYYTLGIEPRVSRVFDVGPTTQEVSVGYRYLKEAMHEQSSRLALVNNEPVVTKSSDGHVFQDRTGGTEANSVYIDNKIDVGNWTITPGVRFEHISTDWHDRAVLDTAGKRVPEKNRSIESNEPLPALSVMYHLSDAWKLFANYETSFGSLQYFQLGQGGSGDNTANGLEPEKAKTYEIGTRYNDDVWGGEVTLFYIDFDDELQYISNDVGWTNLGATKHQGLEASVHYDMAALDPRLDGLTANAGFTYTRATYEGEIPGFKGRDLPFYSRQVATVGLRYDINRWTYNIDGFAQSKQRSPGTGVNADGSFNGNYITEGSADGQYGDIPGYVTWNVRGGYDFGPQVSNLKLGAGVKNVFDKQYFTRSSDNNSGMYVGAPRTFFVQASVGF, translated from the coding sequence GTGAAAAACACCACTGCCAACAACAAAAAATCCCCTTGGTTACCGCTGGCCCTTGCTCTGGCGGTCAATGCTGCGACGCCGCTGGCGTTTGCCGGTGAAGCGATTCATATCCGCGCCCAGCCGCTGGGCCAAGCCCTGAGCGAACTGGGCCAGCAAACCTCGCTGCAAGTGTTTTTCAGTCCTGATCTGGTCGCCGGCAAACAGGCCCCGGCGGTCGAGGGCGACATCTCGCCGGAGCAGGCGCTGCGCCAGTTGCTGCAAGGCAGCGGCTTGGATTATCAGATCAACGAAGGTTCGGTAACCTTGTCACCCGCAGCGACCTCCGCCGCCAGCGATGGCCCGCTGGAACTCGGTGTGACCGACATCAAGGTGGTCGGTAACTGGCTCGGCGATGCCAACGCCGCCGTGGTGCAGAACCACCCTGGCGCGCGTACGGTGATTCGCCGCGAGGCGATGGTCGAGCAGGGCGCGATGAACGTCAGCGACGTGCTCAAGCGTGTGCCGGGCGTGCAGGTGCAGGACTCCAACGGCACCGGCGGCAGCGATATTTCCCTCAACGTCGGCGTGCGTGGCCTGACTTCGCGTCTGTCGCCACGCTCCACCGTGTTGATCGACGGCGTACCTGCCGCATTCGCCCCGTACGGCCAACCGCAATTGTCGATGGCACCGATTTCCTCGGGCAACCTCGACAGCATCGACGTCGTGCGCGGCGCCGGTTCCGTGCGTTACGGGCCGCAGAACGTCGGTGGCGTGATCAACTTCGTCACCCGTGCGATTCCGGAAAAAGCCACCGGTGAAATCGGCACCACGCTGGAAACCACGCAATACGGCGGCTGGAAACACATCGATACCGCGTTCCTCGGTGGCACCGCCGACAACGGCATGGGCGTGGCACTGTTGTATTCCGGCGTCAACGGCAACGGTTATCGCGAGCGCAACAACGGCAACGACATCGACGACGTGCTGCTCAAGACTCACTGGGCGCCGACCGATCAGGACGATTTCAGCCTCAATTTCCACTACTACGACGCCAGCGCCGACATGCCCGGCGGCCTGACGCAGCAGCAGTACGACAACAAACCGTACGACTCGGTGCGCGACTACGACAACTTCAGCGGGCGCCGCAAGGACGTGTCGTTCAAGTGGATTCGGCAGATCGACGAGCGCACCCAGGCAGAGATTCTGACCTACTACACCGACAGTTTCCGAGGCAGCACCATCGCTGCGCGCGATCAGAAAACCCTCAGTTCCTATCCGCGTTCGTACTACACGCTGGGCATCGAACCACGGGTGTCGCGGGTGTTCGATGTCGGCCCGACCACGCAGGAAGTCAGCGTCGGTTATCGCTACTTGAAAGAAGCCATGCACGAGCAATCGAGCCGTCTGGCGCTGGTCAATAACGAGCCGGTGGTGACCAAGTCTTCTGACGGTCACGTGTTCCAGGATCGTACCGGTGGCACCGAGGCCAACTCGGTTTACATCGACAACAAAATCGACGTCGGCAACTGGACCATCACGCCGGGTGTGCGCTTTGAACACATCAGCACTGACTGGCATGATCGCGCCGTACTCGACACCGCCGGCAAACGAGTGCCGGAAAAGAACCGCAGCATCGAAAGCAACGAACCGCTGCCGGCGCTGAGCGTGATGTATCACCTGTCGGACGCGTGGAAACTGTTTGCCAACTACGAAACCTCGTTCGGCAGCCTGCAGTATTTCCAGCTGGGTCAGGGCGGTTCGGGTGACAACACCGCCAACGGCCTCGAGCCGGAAAAGGCCAAGACCTACGAGATCGGCACACGCTACAACGATGACGTGTGGGGCGGTGAAGTGACGCTGTTCTACATCGACTTCGATGACGAACTGCAATACATCAGCAACGACGTCGGCTGGACCAACCTCGGTGCGACCAAGCACCAGGGCCTTGAAGCGTCGGTGCATTACGACATGGCGGCGCTCGATCCGCGTCTGGATGGCCTGACCGCCAACGCCGGTTTCACTTACACCCGCGCGACGTATGAAGGCGAGATTCCGGGCTTCAAGGGCCGTGACCTGCCGTTCTATTCGCGTCAGGTGGCGACCGTCGGCTTGCGTTACGACATCAACCGCTGGACCTACAACATCGACGGTTTCGCTCAGTCGAAACAGCGTTCGCCGGGTACGGGGGTGAATGCCGATGGCAGCTTCAACGGCAACTACATCACCGAAGGCTCGGCGGACGGGCAGTACGGCGACATTCCCGGTTACGTGACCTGGAACGTGCGCGGTGGCTATGACTTCGGACCGCAGGTGTCGAACCTGAAGTTGGGCGCGGGGGTCAAGAACGTCTTCGACAAGCAGTACTTCACGCGTTCCAGCGATAACAATTCGGGGATGTATGTGGGGGCGCCGCGCACTTTCTTTGTGCAGGCTAGCGTCGGTTTCTAA
- a CDS encoding alpha/beta fold hydrolase, whose protein sequence is MTNWLLDQVFDFNGQRVRYAVRGDGPPLVFVHGTPFSSYVWHRIAPHFFATHRVHYFDLLGYGRSAQPDADVSLGVQNVLLAQLLDHWNLDCPDVVAHDFGGATALRTHLLNGKDYRSLTLIDPVALTPWGSPFVQHVRQHEAAFSGLPDYIQRAIVPTYIRGAIHREIPDDELAPYVEPWLGDPGQAAFYRQIAQMDERYTREAQPLYPSIRCPVQILWGEDDQWIPIERGRALQQMIPGSQFHPIPNAGHLVQEDAPEAIVAALMRFL, encoded by the coding sequence ATGACGAACTGGCTGCTGGATCAGGTCTTTGACTTCAACGGGCAACGAGTACGTTACGCCGTGCGCGGCGACGGACCGCCGCTGGTGTTCGTGCATGGCACGCCGTTTTCGTCGTACGTGTGGCACCGGATCGCCCCGCACTTTTTTGCCACACACCGCGTGCACTATTTTGATTTGCTCGGTTACGGACGCTCCGCGCAACCCGACGCCGACGTCTCCCTCGGCGTGCAGAACGTGCTGCTGGCACAACTGCTCGATCACTGGAATCTGGATTGCCCCGACGTCGTCGCCCACGACTTTGGTGGTGCCACGGCGCTGCGCACGCACCTGCTCAATGGCAAGGATTACCGCAGCCTGACGCTGATCGATCCGGTGGCGCTGACGCCATGGGGCTCGCCGTTCGTGCAACATGTGCGTCAGCATGAAGCGGCGTTCAGTGGCCTGCCCGATTACATCCAGCGCGCCATTGTGCCGACCTACATTCGCGGGGCGATTCATCGGGAGATTCCCGACGACGAACTCGCGCCCTACGTTGAGCCATGGCTGGGCGATCCCGGGCAAGCGGCGTTTTATCGACAGATTGCGCAGATGGATGAGCGCTATACCCGTGAGGCACAACCGTTGTATCCGAGCATCCGCTGCCCGGTACAGATTCTCTGGGGCGAAGACGATCAGTGGATTCCCATCGAGCGTGGCCGGGCGTTGCAGCAGATGATCCCGGGATCACAATTCCACCCGATTCCCAACGCCGGCCACCTCGTCCAGGAAGACGCCCCCGAAGCCATCGTCGCAGCCCTGATGCGTTTCCTCTAA
- a CDS encoding MFS transporter — MTSLNPQDTFVPGRLQQISTRIAFFIAGLGIAAWAPLVPYAKARAGLDEGTLGLLLLCLGVGSILAMPMAGILATRFGCRRVATGGTLLICAALPLLATVSSIPALVATLFMFGAGLGTVDSTVNLQAVIVERASGKNMMSGFHGLFSLGGIVGAAGVSALLGLGLTPLAAMLVVVVVLIAALFKCVPHMLPYGSESSGPAFAVPHGIVLFIGGMCFIVFLTEGAALDWSAVFLAQERGIDTAYAGLGYAAFALTMTAGRLMGDRIVRKLGATRIILFGGLLAAAGLSLATFAPSWEAALVGYALVGAGCSNIVPVLYTAVGKQTVMPESIAVPAITTLGYAGILAGPAVIGFVAHASSLSFAFGLMALLLVAVAIGGKVLKV; from the coding sequence ATGACCAGCCTCAACCCTCAAGACACCTTCGTCCCCGGACGCCTGCAACAGATCTCCACGCGCATCGCGTTTTTCATCGCCGGGCTCGGCATCGCTGCGTGGGCGCCACTGGTGCCGTACGCCAAGGCACGGGCCGGACTGGATGAGGGCACGCTGGGTTTGTTGCTGTTGTGTCTGGGCGTCGGTTCGATTCTGGCGATGCCAATGGCGGGGATTCTCGCCACGCGCTTCGGCTGTCGGCGAGTGGCCACCGGCGGCACGTTACTGATCTGCGCGGCGCTGCCATTGCTGGCGACGGTGTCGTCGATTCCGGCGCTGGTCGCCACGCTGTTCATGTTCGGCGCTGGTTTGGGCACGGTGGACTCGACGGTGAACCTGCAAGCAGTGATCGTCGAACGCGCCAGCGGCAAAAACATGATGTCGGGCTTCCACGGTCTGTTCAGTCTGGGCGGGATTGTCGGCGCGGCCGGTGTCAGCGCCCTGCTCGGCCTTGGCTTGACGCCATTGGCGGCAATGCTGGTGGTGGTCGTGGTGCTGATCGCGGCGCTGTTCAAGTGCGTGCCGCACATGTTGCCCTATGGCAGTGAAAGCTCAGGGCCGGCGTTTGCGGTGCCGCATGGCATCGTGCTGTTTATCGGCGGCATGTGCTTCATCGTCTTTCTCACCGAAGGCGCAGCGCTGGACTGGAGCGCGGTGTTTCTGGCGCAGGAGCGCGGGATCGACACGGCCTATGCCGGATTGGGTTATGCCGCGTTTGCCCTGACCATGACGGCGGGACGCTTGATGGGTGACCGCATCGTGCGTAAGTTGGGAGCCACGCGGATCATTTTGTTTGGCGGCCTGTTGGCGGCGGCGGGATTGTCTCTGGCAACCTTTGCACCGAGCTGGGAAGCGGCACTGGTCGGTTATGCGCTGGTTGGCGCCGGCTGTTCGAACATCGTGCCGGTGTTGTATACGGCGGTCGGCAAGCAGACGGTGATGCCGGAAAGCATCGCGGTGCCGGCGATTACCACGTTGGGGTATGCGGGGATTCTCGCCGGGCCGGCGGTGATCGGGTTTGTCGCGCATGCCAGCAGTTTGAGTTTTGCCTTTGGCTTGATGGCGCTGTTGTTGGTCGCTGTGGCCATTGGCGGCAAGGTGTTGAAGGTCTGA
- a CDS encoding PepSY domain-containing protein: MKTLTALSIASIVGLTASLAHARDLGPDEALRLRDAGTIVSFEKLNATALARHPGATITDTELEEQYGKYIYQIEVRDRQGLEWDLELDAVSGQVLKNHQDT; encoded by the coding sequence ATGAAAACCCTGACTGCCCTGTCCATTGCCTCGATCGTCGGCCTCACCGCCAGCCTCGCCCATGCGCGTGATCTGGGTCCCGATGAAGCCCTGCGTCTGCGTGACGCTGGTACTATCGTGTCCTTCGAGAAGCTCAACGCGACCGCGCTGGCCAGGCACCCGGGCGCGACCATCACCGACACCGAGCTGGAAGAGCAGTACGGCAAGTACATCTACCAGATCGAAGTGCGTGATCGGCAGGGGCTGGAATGGGATCTGGAATTGGACGCGGTCAGCGGGCAAGTGCTCAAGAATCATCAGGATACGTAA
- the codB gene encoding cytosine permease: MTQNAPGNDYPLSEVPMHARKGLASTAMVLLGFTFFTATMFAGGKLGVAFSFAEMIAVIIVGNLLLGLYAAGLGYIAFKSGLNSVLMGRFCFGEVGSKLSDLILGFTQIGWYAWGTATAAVVIGKYFDLDEGTVLGLMVLFGLMFCATAYVGYRGLEILSYIAVPAMMLLLMLSMWVATVKVGGFEGLLSVVPSGSLDWSTAITLVFGTFVSGATQATNWTRFSRSARVAVLASLIGFFIGNGLMVLIGAYGAIVYQQPDVVEVLLLQGFAMAAMAMLLLNIWSTQDNTIYNFAVAGCNLLRTGRRKTVTLAGAVIGTLLALLGMYDMLVPYLILLGTVIPPIGGVIMADFFYRWRGRYPRLADARLPAFNWPGLGAYAVGTVAAFSSPWVAPLVGIAAAALTYVIVTGVLGARSAAAPLQDL; the protein is encoded by the coding sequence ATGACGCAGAACGCTCCCGGCAACGATTACCCCCTCAGCGAAGTCCCCATGCACGCGCGCAAAGGCCTGGCCTCGACGGCGATGGTGTTACTGGGCTTCACGTTTTTTACCGCGACCATGTTTGCCGGTGGCAAGCTCGGGGTTGCGTTCAGTTTCGCCGAGATGATCGCGGTGATCATCGTCGGTAATCTGCTGCTGGGACTCTACGCGGCCGGGCTGGGTTACATCGCCTTCAAGAGCGGCCTTAATTCGGTGTTGATGGGGCGCTTCTGCTTCGGCGAAGTCGGCAGCAAACTCAGCGACCTGATCCTTGGCTTTACCCAAATCGGCTGGTACGCCTGGGGCACCGCTACCGCTGCGGTGGTAATCGGCAAATACTTTGATCTCGATGAGGGCACGGTGCTCGGTTTGATGGTGCTGTTCGGCCTGATGTTTTGCGCCACGGCGTATGTCGGCTATCGCGGACTGGAAATTCTCTCGTACATCGCCGTACCAGCAATGATGTTGCTGCTGATGCTGTCGATGTGGGTGGCGACGGTGAAGGTCGGCGGTTTCGAAGGATTGCTCAGCGTCGTGCCAAGTGGTTCGCTGGACTGGTCGACGGCGATCACTTTGGTGTTCGGCACTTTCGTCAGCGGCGCGACGCAAGCGACCAACTGGACGCGTTTCTCGCGTTCGGCGCGCGTTGCGGTGCTGGCCAGCCTGATCGGGTTTTTCATCGGCAATGGCCTGATGGTGCTGATCGGCGCGTACGGTGCCATCGTCTATCAACAACCCGACGTGGTTGAAGTGCTGCTGTTGCAGGGTTTTGCCATGGCCGCGATGGCCATGCTGTTGTTGAACATCTGGAGCACTCAGGACAACACCATCTACAACTTCGCCGTCGCCGGTTGCAACCTGCTGCGCACCGGTCGGCGCAAGACCGTGACCTTGGCCGGCGCGGTGATCGGTACGCTGCTCGCGTTGCTCGGCATGTACGACATGCTGGTGCCGTACCTGATTCTGCTCGGCACGGTGATTCCGCCGATTGGCGGAGTGATCATGGCGGACTTTTTCTACCGCTGGCGCGGGCGTTATCCGCGCCTCGCCGACGCACGGCTGCCAGCCTTCAACTGGCCGGGCCTCGGGGCTTACGCGGTCGGCACGGTCGCGGCGTTCAGCTCGCCATGGGTTGCGCCGCTGGTAGGCATCGCCGCTGCCGCGTTAACGTATGTCATCGTCACCGGCGTGCTCGGCGCTCGCAGCGCGGCCGCGCCACTACAAGACCTATAA
- the queD gene encoding 6-carboxytetrahydropterin synthase QueD, whose product MEIFKEFTFESAHRLPHVPDGHKCGRLHGHSFKVAIHLSGDLDPHTGWIRDFSEIKAIFKPLYERLDHNYLNDIPGLENPTSEVLAKFIWNELKPLLPELSAIRIHETCTSGCIYRGE is encoded by the coding sequence GTGGAAATCTTCAAGGAATTTACTTTCGAATCCGCCCACCGCTTGCCGCACGTCCCGGACGGCCACAAGTGCGGGCGTCTGCACGGTCACTCGTTCAAAGTGGCGATTCACCTCAGCGGCGACCTCGATCCGCACACTGGCTGGATCCGTGATTTCTCTGAAATCAAGGCGATCTTCAAGCCGTTGTACGAGCGTCTGGACCACAACTACCTGAACGATATTCCTGGCCTGGAAAACCCGACCAGTGAAGTGCTGGCGAAATTCATCTGGAATGAATTGAAGCCACTGCTGCCGGAACTGAGCGCGATCCGTATTCACGAGACGTGCACCAGCGGCTGCATCTATCGCGGCGAATAA
- a CDS encoding diaminopimelate epimerase yields the protein MTRFYDARGNIYGVVSPQALRLAGVDLPASAAECASSRSSWSAAAISLCCDWPEGQRPPKSKSHRSDGLLIGPFQASPPFDVLIVNTDGSLAERSGNGLTIFSQALSEQGLMPQEGALLRVHHDKGEPVQTSVKAAEFDGVQGFWLDLGQADFGPRAVDAQNVESVDFNGREVSSIQPLAKLNRAWSYSQFVRIGNPHCVTLLDDQSALPSNEQMRESPLDQGLTRIAYAVPTGAGQPCPAGVNLQWAVRDAEQRLIARVFERGEGPTASSGTSASAVACAAWRVGWVAAGEVQVVMPGGTAPILLEEIDGERVRVRLFGTAQLMS from the coding sequence ATGACGCGGTTCTACGATGCACGGGGCAATATCTATGGTGTTGTTTCACCGCAAGCGCTGCGCCTGGCGGGCGTTGATTTGCCTGCCAGCGCTGCCGAGTGCGCGTCGTCGCGGTCGTCGTGGAGCGCGGCGGCGATCAGCCTTTGCTGTGACTGGCCTGAAGGCCAGCGTCCACCGAAGAGCAAATCCCATCGCAGCGATGGCCTGTTGATCGGCCCGTTCCAGGCCTCGCCACCGTTCGATGTGTTGATCGTCAATACCGACGGTTCGCTGGCCGAGCGCAGCGGCAACGGCCTGACGATTTTTTCTCAGGCACTGAGCGAGCAAGGGTTGATGCCGCAGGAGGGCGCGTTGTTGCGCGTGCATCACGATAAGGGCGAGCCGGTGCAGACATCCGTGAAAGCTGCCGAGTTCGACGGTGTGCAAGGGTTTTGGCTGGACCTCGGTCAAGCGGATTTCGGGCCGCGCGCGGTGGATGCGCAGAACGTTGAGAGTGTCGACTTCAATGGCCGAGAGGTCAGCAGTATTCAGCCATTGGCGAAGCTCAATCGTGCCTGGTCGTACAGCCAATTCGTGCGTATCGGCAATCCACATTGCGTGACGCTGCTCGACGACCAGTCAGCCTTGCCGAGCAATGAACAGATGCGTGAGTCGCCGCTTGATCAAGGCCTGACCCGCATCGCCTACGCCGTACCCACCGGCGCAGGCCAGCCATGCCCGGCAGGCGTCAACCTGCAATGGGCGGTACGCGATGCCGAACAACGACTCATCGCGCGAGTATTCGAACGCGGCGAAGGGCCGACGGCCTCATCCGGCACCAGCGCCAGTGCGGTGGCCTGTGCGGCATGGCGGGTAGGTTGGGTCGCGGCGGGGGAAGTGCAGGTGGTCATGCCCGGCGGCACGGCACCGATTCTGCTGGAGGAAATCGACGGTGAGCGGGTGCGCGTCAGATTGTTTGGTACGGCGCAGTTGATGAGCTGA
- a CDS encoding PepSY domain-containing protein → MKVNVRATSRTALALVIFCSAALARDLGPDEALNLRKQGVILPLEQVLQQAMDRYPGAKLLEVELEEKHDVYIYEVELLTVDGVARELHLRADTGELVKDKED, encoded by the coding sequence ATGAAGGTTAATGTTCGCGCCACCAGCCGCACTGCGCTGGCGCTTGTGATTTTCTGCTCGGCGGCGCTGGCCCGCGACCTCGGTCCGGACGAAGCGCTCAATCTGCGCAAGCAGGGCGTGATCCTGCCGCTGGAGCAAGTGCTGCAACAAGCCATGGATCGCTACCCTGGCGCGAAACTGCTGGAGGTCGAGCTGGAAGAAAAGCACGACGTCTACATTTATGAAGTCGAGTTGCTGACGGTTGATGGCGTGGCCCGCGAGCTGCACCTGAGGGCCGATACCGGCGAACTTGTGAAAGACAAGGAAGATTGA
- a CDS encoding patatin-like phospholipase family protein: MTAIHIKFPALTLKAGPRAMARIRAQGLHAADVGTLPGAAGGPKALGIQGLDLALFGEWLPAAPRERSLIGASVGSWRFASACLPDAAEGIRRLGQLYAEQNFNKGVTMAEISQSSQRMLNELLDGRDASILSNADYRLNIMVVKSQGRLADDHRGRLGLALGSVIADNLRGRARLSRHFERLIIHDPRLAPPVNALNDFPSRFVALNAANLRQALLASGSIPMVMEGVRDLPGAGAGTFRDGGLLDYHLDLPYSGDGIVLYPHFTDRVIPGWFDKTLPWRKASVQRLQDVLLLAPSKEYLARLPYGKLPDRNDFKRFMGDAPSRQKYWHAAMDESRRLGDEFLELTANGRLAERLLTL; the protein is encoded by the coding sequence ATGACTGCCATCCACATCAAGTTCCCCGCCCTCACCCTCAAGGCCGGCCCGCGCGCCATGGCGCGGATTCGCGCGCAAGGCTTGCACGCCGCCGACGTCGGCACCCTGCCCGGCGCGGCCGGTGGGCCGAAGGCGTTGGGCATTCAGGGGCTGGACTTGGCGTTGTTCGGTGAGTGGCTGCCGGCCGCACCACGCGAGCGTTCGCTGATCGGTGCGTCGGTCGGCTCCTGGCGTTTTGCGAGTGCCTGTCTGCCGGATGCCGCTGAAGGGATTCGCCGTCTCGGCCAGCTTTACGCCGAGCAGAATTTCAACAAGGGCGTGACCATGGCCGAGATCAGTCAGAGCTCGCAGCGCATGCTCAATGAGCTGCTCGACGGCCGCGACGCGAGCATCCTCAGCAACGCCGATTACCGCCTGAACATCATGGTGGTGAAAAGCCAGGGCCGCCTGGCCGACGACCATCGCGGTCGCCTCGGGCTGGCACTGGGTTCGGTGATCGCCGATAACCTGCGTGGGCGCGCACGGCTGTCGCGGCACTTCGAGCGACTGATCATCCACGATCCGCGCCTGGCGCCACCGGTGAATGCGCTGAATGACTTCCCGTCACGCTTCGTCGCCCTGAATGCCGCTAACTTGCGTCAGGCGCTATTGGCCTCGGGTTCGATCCCGATGGTCATGGAAGGCGTGCGTGATCTGCCGGGCGCCGGTGCCGGCACCTTTCGCGACGGTGGCTTGCTCGATTATCACCTCGACCTGCCCTACAGCGGCGACGGCATCGTGCTCTATCCGCACTTCACCGACCGGGTGATTCCCGGTTGGTTCGACAAGACCCTGCCGTGGCGCAAGGCCTCGGTGCAACGTTTGCAGGACGTGCTGTTGCTCGCGCCCTCGAAGGAATACCTGGCGCGCCTGCCCTACGGCAAACTGCCCGACCGAAATGACTTCAAACGCTTCATGGGCGATGCGCCGAGCCGGCAGAAATACTGGCACGCGGCGATGGACGAAAGCCGCCGCCTCGGCGACGAGTTCCTTGAACTGACTGCCAATGGTCGCCTCGCCGAGCGCTTGCTGACCCTTTAG
- the codA gene encoding cytosine deaminase, which produces MHIINARLRNQEGLHELHLEDGLIRSIARQTEAPTLGPDDLDAGGNLVVPPFVEPHIHLDATLTAGEPRWNMSGTLFEGIECWGERKVTITEEDTKTRAKKTIQTLAAHGIQHVRTHVDVTDPQLTALKAMLEVREESRHLIDLQIVAFPQEGIESFRNGRELMEESIRMGADVVGGIPHFEYTRDQGVSSVKFLMDLAERTGCLVDVHCDETDDPHSRFLEVLAEEARSRDMGALVTASHTTAMGSYDNAYCAKLFRLLGHSGISFVSCPTESIHLQGRFDNFPKRRGVTRVNELLEAGMNVCFGQDSIVDPWYPLGNGNILRVLEAGLHICHMLGYRNLQSALDLVTDNSAKAMHLGERYGLECGRPANLLILSADSDYEVIRSQGLPLYSIRGGKVLMKRQMPVVEFSTDLS; this is translated from the coding sequence ATGCACATCATCAACGCCCGTTTGCGCAACCAGGAAGGTTTGCACGAATTGCACCTTGAAGACGGCCTGATCCGCAGCATCGCCCGGCAGACCGAAGCGCCCACCCTTGGCCCGGATGATCTCGACGCCGGCGGCAATCTGGTGGTGCCGCCCTTCGTCGAGCCGCACATTCACCTCGACGCCACCCTCACCGCCGGCGAACCACGCTGGAACATGAGCGGCACGCTGTTTGAAGGCATCGAATGCTGGGGCGAGCGCAAGGTCACCATCACCGAAGAAGACACCAAGACCCGCGCCAAAAAAACCATTCAGACCCTGGCCGCGCACGGCATTCAGCATGTTCGCACTCACGTCGACGTCACTGACCCGCAACTCACCGCGCTGAAAGCGATGCTCGAAGTGCGCGAGGAAAGCCGTCACCTCATCGACCTGCAAATCGTCGCGTTCCCGCAGGAAGGCATCGAGTCGTTCCGCAATGGCCGCGAGTTGATGGAAGAGTCGATCCGCATGGGCGCGGACGTGGTCGGCGGGATTCCGCATTTCGAGTACACCCGCGATCAGGGCGTCAGTTCGGTGAAGTTTTTGATGGACCTGGCCGAGCGCACCGGTTGCCTGGTCGACGTGCATTGCGACGAGACCGACGACCCGCATTCACGCTTTCTCGAAGTGCTCGCCGAAGAAGCCCGCAGCCGCGACATGGGCGCCCTCGTCACCGCCAGCCACACCACGGCGATGGGTTCTTACGACAATGCCTACTGCGCCAAACTGTTCCGTCTGCTCGGGCATTCGGGGATCAGTTTTGTCTCCTGCCCGACCGAAAGCATTCACCTGCAAGGGCGCTTCGACAACTTCCCGAAACGCCGTGGTGTGACGCGCGTGAACGAGTTGCTCGAAGCCGGAATGAACGTGTGTTTTGGCCAGGACTCGATCGTCGATCCGTGGTACCCGCTGGGCAACGGCAACATCCTCCGCGTGCTCGAGGCGGGACTGCACATTTGCCACATGCTCGGTTACCGTAACCTGCAAAGTGCGCTGGATCTGGTCACCGACAACAGCGCCAAGGCCATGCATCTGGGCGAACGTTACGGACTGGAATGCGGACGCCCGGCGAACCTGCTGATTCTCTCGGCGGACAGCGATTATGAAGTGATCCGCAGCCAGGGCCTGCCGTTGTATTCGATTCGCGGCGGCAAGGTGTTGATGAAGCGGCAGATGCCGGTGGTGGAGTTCAGTACCGATCTGAGTTGA